From the Leptospira biflexa serovar Patoc strain 'Patoc 1 (Paris)' genome, one window contains:
- a CDS encoding adenylate/guanylate cyclase domain-containing protein encodes MIDLNTILQKYPWEETWKSKGKPIDCFWEFDLTVTREEIWPYLIDTSSFNKRIGLPKFQYEEKDGKLIGKTKQAGFQLEWEEVPWEWEYLKELGNARIYQKGFAHYIRLKMISEPLGESRCKVYVYLGAIPRNFFTRKIFNIALPKLKESFQNGFDQITQEIKRGKPKIQFNPTKEVSFIPDAQWIHPEKLNQQIPILIQKGISKDTISKVFDWIKTSSDNTLDRIRIKQVSRILDIDPDEILYLFLHGCRLGIFTLSWDIVCPHCRGVRTSLTKLGDMPSKDQCDVCEIDFDTTGVNSIEVTFHIHPSVRIVEKQLYCAAEPATKQHILLTKKIGGKKSFSSHLLIGSGVYRLRKKGEKKYTLVESKQSYNQTDILWLPETSEEEIKVSPKPNLVFENDSDQDVTIVLEERSEDQDSLRPTEIFNYQEFRDLFSEEAIATNLQLDIGVKTILFTDIVGSTKFYETEGDHGAFLQVREHFIKTNQIIQNFRGVVVKTIGDAVMASFSSPLQALKTAKEMQEWFHPENQHTPVRIRISIHTGNCLAVNLNSNIDYFGNTVNYTAKIQSVTGSGEIAFSETIFRDRDIREYLRQGEIKLKKLDFPLPWADRTDFVYIWKV; translated from the coding sequence ATGATTGATCTCAATACTATACTTCAAAAATACCCTTGGGAAGAAACTTGGAAATCCAAAGGAAAACCCATCGATTGTTTTTGGGAGTTCGATTTAACGGTCACCAGAGAAGAGATTTGGCCATATCTCATTGATACATCTTCTTTCAACAAGAGGATCGGATTACCAAAATTCCAATACGAAGAGAAGGATGGGAAGCTAATTGGTAAAACTAAACAAGCCGGCTTTCAACTAGAATGGGAAGAAGTCCCGTGGGAGTGGGAATACTTAAAAGAATTAGGAAATGCAAGGATTTACCAAAAAGGTTTTGCCCATTATATCCGCCTAAAAATGATTTCAGAACCATTGGGAGAATCTCGTTGTAAGGTGTATGTTTATTTAGGTGCCATTCCTAGAAATTTTTTCACTCGAAAAATTTTTAACATCGCACTTCCCAAACTCAAAGAATCATTCCAAAACGGATTCGATCAAATCACTCAGGAAATCAAACGAGGGAAACCAAAGATTCAATTCAATCCAACAAAAGAGGTCAGTTTTATTCCAGATGCTCAGTGGATACATCCAGAAAAACTAAACCAACAAATCCCAATATTAATACAAAAAGGGATTTCGAAAGACACAATTTCAAAAGTTTTCGATTGGATCAAAACATCTTCCGACAATACACTTGATCGAATTCGGATCAAACAAGTTAGCCGTATTTTAGATATCGATCCGGATGAAATTTTATATTTATTCCTGCATGGTTGCCGACTTGGGATTTTCACTCTCAGTTGGGACATTGTTTGTCCCCATTGTCGGGGAGTTAGAACTTCACTCACAAAGTTAGGTGACATGCCTTCAAAAGACCAATGTGATGTATGTGAAATTGATTTTGATACAACAGGTGTGAATTCCATTGAAGTCACATTTCATATCCACCCAAGTGTTCGTATTGTCGAAAAGCAACTGTATTGTGCAGCTGAACCTGCAACAAAACAACATATTCTACTAACCAAAAAAATTGGTGGGAAAAAATCATTTTCTTCCCATTTGTTGATTGGTTCAGGTGTTTATCGATTAAGAAAAAAAGGTGAAAAAAAATACACACTTGTTGAATCTAAACAATCATACAACCAAACAGATATTTTGTGGTTACCAGAAACAAGTGAAGAAGAAATAAAAGTGAGTCCAAAGCCTAATTTGGTTTTCGAAAATGATTCAGACCAAGATGTAACGATTGTCCTCGAAGAAAGAAGTGAGGACCAAGACAGTTTAAGGCCTACCGAAATTTTTAATTACCAAGAATTTCGAGATTTATTTTCCGAAGAAGCAATTGCGACCAATTTACAATTGGACATTGGAGTGAAAACCATTCTCTTTACGGACATCGTTGGTTCCACAAAGTTCTATGAGACGGAAGGAGATCACGGTGCTTTTTTACAAGTTCGAGAACATTTTATCAAAACAAATCAAATCATTCAAAACTTCCGAGGGGTGGTCGTAAAAACCATCGGAGATGCTGTGATGGCAAGTTTTTCATCGCCACTCCAAGCACTAAAAACGGCGAAAGAAATGCAAGAATGGTTCCATCCCGAAAATCAACACACTCCCGTGCGGATCCGTATCTCCATCCACACTGGCAACTGTTTGGCGGTCAATCTAAACAGTAACATTGATTATTTTGGAAATACAGTCAACTATACTGCAAAAATACAATCAGTCACAGGATCTGGTGAAATTGCTTTTAGTGAAACGATCTTTCGTGACAGAGACATCAGAGAGTATTTACGCCAAGGGGAAATCAAACTTAAAAAACTAGACTTCCCCCTACCTTGGGCGGACCGCACTGACTTTGTCTACATTTGGAAGGTTTAA
- a CDS encoding glycoside hydrolase family 5 protein, with amino-acid sequence MTLKKLSPKGEWFVDPSGRKVILRGVNLGGDTKVPYPNGGTQFPTDFSDHKEVSFIGRPFPLEEADTHFTRLKLWGFNVLRLLTTWEAVEHKGPNLYDDDYLDYFTEIVRLAGEYGFYVFIDFHQDVWSRMTGGDGAPGWIFEKLGIDFKKLSEADAAIVMQRAYDYSNPGIRQENNYPTMCWSQNYRYAGNGILWTLFFGGRDFAPHFLIDGKNVQDYLQDHYLGCMIQIAERVKQFDFVLGFDSLNEPGKGFIGRAMNDRGLINKEEDPSKPGLAWSPIDALFSSHGHSVDLPYLTLKVWKGGFVPTKTVTVNQKQVSIWLPESPGDPFQLEGAYTITKDGTPFIEKNDFFQKVNGKEIDFDADYLIPFMRTVGKTIQAIRSDWMVFIEREASDAFIHPHLNGEVPKLSVNAAHWYDILTLLFKTFLYPIAIDTLTKRPVFGRSGIESMYVRQLTKIKNTADSVPGKIPSLVGEFGIPFDLQGGKAYKEWKKGNHSPKIWKRHVMALDAMYNAMDKLFLSNTLWNYTASNENDLMVGDGWNQEDLSIFSKDQLIPGSDPDVYGGGGRAIEGFCRPYAAMTQGTPTKMEYQLDTREFIFEWISDPTIQEPCVIKIPRFVYPNGVQTVLSNAEKISETKEELTVKGNGGKSSVIVRPL; translated from the coding sequence ATGACATTAAAAAAATTATCTCCAAAAGGCGAATGGTTTGTAGATCCAAGTGGTAGAAAAGTCATCCTTCGAGGTGTGAACTTAGGCGGAGATACAAAGGTTCCTTATCCCAATGGTGGGACCCAATTTCCTACAGACTTTTCCGACCACAAAGAAGTGAGTTTTATTGGCCGACCATTCCCATTAGAAGAAGCAGATACACATTTCACTCGATTGAAATTATGGGGATTTAATGTATTACGATTGTTGACTACTTGGGAAGCAGTAGAACACAAAGGTCCAAACTTGTATGATGACGATTATTTGGATTATTTCACAGAAATTGTTCGCCTAGCAGGAGAATACGGATTTTACGTATTTATCGATTTTCACCAAGATGTATGGTCAAGGATGACTGGTGGGGATGGAGCTCCGGGATGGATTTTTGAAAAACTAGGCATTGACTTTAAAAAACTCTCCGAGGCGGATGCAGCCATTGTCATGCAACGTGCCTATGATTATTCAAACCCAGGCATACGACAAGAAAACAATTATCCAACTATGTGTTGGTCACAGAACTATCGTTATGCCGGAAATGGCATTTTATGGACTTTGTTTTTTGGTGGCCGAGACTTTGCCCCCCATTTTTTGATCGATGGCAAAAATGTACAAGACTATCTGCAAGACCATTACCTTGGTTGTATGATTCAAATTGCAGAGAGAGTCAAACAATTTGATTTTGTATTAGGATTCGATTCATTAAATGAGCCAGGGAAAGGGTTTATTGGTCGTGCCATGAATGATCGAGGGTTAATCAACAAAGAAGAAGACCCAAGTAAACCTGGTCTTGCTTGGTCACCGATTGATGCTTTGTTTTCTTCTCATGGCCATTCGGTTGATTTACCTTACCTGACGCTAAAAGTTTGGAAAGGAGGATTTGTTCCAACAAAAACTGTAACCGTCAACCAAAAACAAGTTTCCATTTGGTTACCTGAGTCTCCAGGAGATCCGTTCCAATTAGAAGGTGCTTATACAATCACAAAAGATGGCACTCCTTTCATTGAAAAAAACGACTTCTTTCAAAAAGTAAATGGAAAGGAAATTGATTTTGATGCGGATTATCTCATTCCTTTTATGAGAACTGTAGGTAAAACCATCCAAGCGATACGAAGTGATTGGATGGTTTTCATCGAAAGAGAAGCATCCGATGCCTTCATCCATCCCCATTTGAATGGAGAAGTACCCAAACTATCTGTGAATGCGGCGCACTGGTACGACATCCTCACTCTTCTTTTCAAAACTTTTTTATACCCAATCGCAATTGATACTCTCACCAAACGCCCAGTCTTCGGAAGATCAGGCATAGAGTCTATGTATGTTCGACAACTAACAAAAATTAAGAACACAGCTGATTCCGTGCCAGGTAAAATCCCAAGTCTTGTGGGTGAATTTGGAATTCCTTTCGACTTACAAGGTGGGAAGGCTTATAAAGAATGGAAAAAAGGAAACCATTCACCAAAAATATGGAAACGACATGTCATGGCACTCGATGCTATGTACAATGCGATGGACAAATTATTTTTATCCAATACTCTTTGGAATTACACAGCTTCAAATGAAAATGACTTAATGGTAGGAGATGGTTGGAACCAAGAAGACCTCAGTATCTTCTCAAAAGACCAATTGATTCCTGGTTCCGACCCAGATGTTTATGGTGGTGGTGGGCGTGCGATCGAAGGTTTTTGCCGTCCCTATGCCGCTATGACACAAGGAACACCTACAAAAATGGAGTACCAACTTGATACTCGTGAGTTTATTTTTGAATGGATCTCTGATCCAACGATACAGGAACCATGCGTGATCAAAATTCCAAGGTTTGTTTACCCCAATGGCGTACAAACTGTACTTTCCAATGCTGAAAAAATTTCCGAAACAAAGGAAGAATTAACAGTCAAAGGAAATGGAGGGAAATCCTCGGTAATTGTTAGGCCATTATGA
- a CDS encoding O-antigen ligase family protein: MIYRLYRSFLALSIISCALSVSLSQLFLLLSFVFFLFLEKKPKLAGNLVKILFIFYSWQIVTVLYHFAVAGFDTTSIKHAFRDEMKDIFLVTAFVSVQGIKKEDKTFLYKTFFVFSLLIVFTGFISIFSMTRLSRLISDLYKTSSSWPYQHHYGKIGSLNIYLPIGLMNTHLTFGGLLAFVFPGFVFRLYDAWYNKAPKLKIFSHAVLLLLISIVFLFNNARSSLLGALVSVFFGIYLLIFFDQDISKKVLKRTGIIFLFFLIVLLTGYQTTSAVKRVVDPLFGGEKHTDSGRTFIWDSTFPLIKNNPIFGIGSGNYQKEIETSRKEREKENRELAFFYEVTQRGHAHNDYFHLTAVFGFPQSILYLFLFGTILFTLLSANIPKSIRFMTYGLVGFFFSGLLQCYFQDDEVLIVFYFLLGYLNLYAEENLNLEHSQERNKIG, encoded by the coding sequence ATGATTTACCGACTCTATCGTTCGTTTCTTGCCTTGTCCATCATTTCCTGTGCCCTTTCTGTTTCTCTTAGCCAACTTTTCTTACTGTTATCTTTTGTATTTTTTCTATTTCTCGAAAAAAAACCGAAACTTGCAGGGAACCTGGTAAAAATTCTATTTATTTTTTACTCATGGCAAATTGTAACCGTTTTGTATCATTTCGCCGTTGCAGGGTTTGATACCACCTCCATCAAACATGCGTTTCGTGATGAAATGAAAGACATCTTCCTTGTGACTGCGTTTGTGTCTGTTCAAGGAATTAAGAAAGAAGATAAAACATTTTTATACAAAACATTTTTTGTTTTTTCCCTACTGATTGTTTTCACAGGTTTCATTTCTATATTTTCAATGACACGATTATCGAGACTCATCTCTGATTTGTACAAAACATCTTCCTCTTGGCCTTACCAACACCATTACGGGAAAATCGGTAGTCTCAATATTTATCTCCCGATCGGACTAATGAATACCCACCTAACATTTGGCGGACTTCTAGCATTTGTATTTCCAGGTTTTGTATTCCGACTTTATGATGCCTGGTACAACAAAGCACCAAAACTCAAAATTTTTTCCCATGCCGTGTTACTCTTACTCATCTCCATTGTATTTTTGTTTAATAATGCAAGGTCTTCTCTACTCGGTGCCCTCGTGAGTGTGTTTTTTGGAATTTATCTCTTAATTTTTTTTGATCAGGATATATCCAAAAAAGTACTCAAACGAACAGGAATTATCTTCTTATTTTTTTTGATAGTATTACTGACCGGATACCAAACAACGAGCGCGGTGAAACGTGTTGTCGATCCACTCTTTGGAGGGGAAAAACACACGGATTCTGGTAGAACCTTTATTTGGGACTCTACTTTTCCCTTAATCAAAAACAATCCCATTTTTGGAATTGGGTCTGGGAATTACCAAAAGGAGATCGAAACATCTAGAAAAGAGAGAGAAAAAGAGAATCGAGAACTTGCTTTTTTTTACGAAGTGACCCAAAGAGGTCATGCTCATAATGATTACTTTCACTTAACGGCTGTTTTTGGTTTCCCACAGAGTATATTGTATCTATTTTTGTTTGGGACCATTTTATTTACATTACTTAGTGCCAATATTCCCAAATCAATTCGTTTTATGACCTACGGATTGGTTGGATTTTTCTTTTCCGGCCTTTTACAATGTTATTTCCAAGATGATGAAGTTCTCATCGTCTTTTATTTTCTGTTAGGTTATTTGAATTTATATGCGGAAGAAAATTTGAATTTAGAACATTCTCAAGAAAGGAACAAAATAGGATAA
- a CDS encoding glycosyltransferase — protein sequence MRVLYFSDTFLPKTDGVAVSIKNFSELLALRGHEFCICAPKYGDGDFDRMTDNIQVVRFRSGYLPSYPDIKVVLPSPGKIKRIIEDFKPDLIHIHTPGLLGLYAINAAERFGVPTIGTYHTLMAEQEMYVSFYRLFKLDKLFFKANKFKKKLNIDELDKIVKFDNFNIRKKIILKICNDIYNRCDVVISPSFLIKEQLIEYGITRPITVVSNGMDLKRFQGKPKEYGSGDAPKFLHVGRISYEKNCDIVINAFKLIHDQFPKATLTIIGEGPAIPSLQRQAEHLNINQSVEFKGFIPNAVLHEVYPQYDVFLTASTMETQGLVVLEAIACGLPAVGVDAFALPELIRHGENGFIAKSFDAKGIAQGALEIIKNPDLYAKFSKQSIHIASGHDMEKCVDAMEEVYGKVIEAMKGKVKKTTIFDLFFDFMQ from the coding sequence TTGCGAGTTTTATATTTTTCCGATACTTTTTTGCCAAAAACCGACGGTGTCGCTGTTTCCATTAAGAATTTTTCTGAACTTTTGGCTCTCAGAGGCCATGAATTTTGTATTTGTGCTCCGAAATACGGGGACGGGGACTTTGATCGGATGACGGACAATATCCAGGTTGTCCGGTTTCGCTCTGGGTATTTGCCAAGTTACCCCGATATCAAAGTGGTTTTACCTTCCCCTGGTAAGATCAAAAGGATCATTGAAGACTTCAAACCAGATCTCATCCACATCCACACACCTGGTCTACTTGGTCTTTATGCCATAAATGCTGCGGAACGATTTGGAGTTCCGACGATTGGAACCTATCATACTTTAATGGCGGAACAGGAAATGTATGTTTCCTTTTACCGCCTTTTTAAACTAGATAAACTTTTTTTTAAGGCAAACAAGTTCAAAAAAAAGTTAAACATAGATGAGTTGGATAAAATCGTCAAATTTGATAATTTTAATATCCGAAAAAAAATCATCCTAAAAATATGCAATGATATCTATAACAGATGTGATGTGGTCATTTCACCAAGTTTTCTCATAAAAGAACAATTGATTGAATATGGAATCACTCGTCCCATCACTGTTGTTTCCAATGGTATGGACTTAAAACGATTCCAAGGGAAACCGAAAGAATATGGTAGCGGTGATGCGCCAAAGTTTTTACATGTAGGCCGAATCTCGTATGAAAAAAATTGTGATATCGTGATCAATGCTTTCAAACTCATCCATGATCAGTTTCCGAAAGCTACATTGACAATCATTGGAGAGGGACCGGCCATCCCATCGTTACAGCGACAAGCAGAACATCTAAACATAAATCAATCTGTAGAATTCAAAGGATTTATCCCGAATGCTGTCTTACATGAAGTATACCCTCAGTATGATGTATTCTTAACTGCATCAACAATGGAAACACAAGGATTAGTTGTATTGGAAGCAATTGCTTGTGGATTACCTGCTGTGGGAGTTGATGCCTTTGCCTTACCAGAACTGATCCGACATGGTGAAAATGGATTCATAGCAAAATCCTTTGATGCAAAAGGAATTGCGCAAGGTGCCTTGGAGATCATCAAAAACCCAGATTTGTATGCAAAGTTTTCGAAACAATCCATTCACATTGCATCTGGTCATGATATGGAAAAATGTGTGGATGCTATGGAAGAAGTGTATGGAAAAGTCATCGAAGCCATGAAAGGAAAAGTAAAAAAGACAACCATCTTTGATTTGTTTTTTGATTTTATGCAATGA
- a CDS encoding glycosyltransferase family 9 protein: MTNLLVLRFSAMGDVALMTPALIAIAAKYSNIQLTVVTRGNFAPFFYNIPNLNVLGINLKKYKGLLGLWRMYRDIDKLGPFGNVIDLHGSVRSRLIAFFFRCKGVPYAKIIKGRREKLAQTRRYNKKLNQLPHTVERYLNVFRKSGYDAPLQGPWLNVDGESKMFAKDYFKSIGIDKKEGQWFGFAPFAGHELKEWSFEKCKRLVEVLVSEFPDCHVFLFGGRDEAKELEILKNNLTPVHIVQGGSLGIRGELGIMDRLDVMIGMDSSNVHIAALLKKPVIGIYGTTHPVSGFGPFAQEDSGVLQVDLPCRPCSIYGNTKCWRGDHACMELIDPLDVVRRIRLIQNVNTLW, from the coding sequence ATGACAAACCTTCTCGTACTTCGGTTTTCTGCGATGGGAGATGTTGCCTTAATGACACCTGCCCTCATCGCGATTGCCGCTAAATATTCCAATATTCAGCTAACAGTTGTTACTAGAGGAAATTTTGCTCCATTCTTTTATAATATCCCAAACCTAAATGTATTAGGTATCAATCTTAAAAAATACAAAGGACTTTTGGGTCTTTGGCGGATGTACCGAGACATTGACAAATTAGGTCCATTCGGAAATGTCATCGATCTTCATGGATCTGTTCGATCTAGACTCATTGCATTTTTTTTCCGATGCAAAGGTGTTCCCTATGCCAAAATCATCAAAGGCCGACGAGAAAAATTAGCACAGACAAGACGTTACAATAAAAAATTAAATCAACTCCCTCATACTGTGGAACGTTATTTGAATGTTTTCCGTAAATCAGGTTATGACGCTCCATTACAAGGCCCATGGCTGAATGTAGATGGCGAATCCAAAATGTTTGCCAAAGACTATTTTAAGTCGATTGGCATCGACAAAAAAGAAGGACAATGGTTTGGATTTGCACCGTTCGCTGGCCACGAATTAAAGGAATGGAGCTTTGAAAAATGCAAACGACTCGTAGAAGTTTTGGTATCTGAATTTCCAGATTGTCATGTATTTTTATTTGGCGGCCGCGACGAAGCAAAAGAATTAGAAATTTTAAAAAACAACCTAACACCTGTCCATATCGTCCAAGGTGGCTCATTAGGAATCCGTGGGGAGCTTGGGATCATGGACAGATTGGATGTGATGATTGGAATGGACAGCTCCAACGTTCATATTGCAGCCCTCCTCAAAAAACCTGTGATTGGAATTTACGGAACCACTCACCCAGTCTCGGGTTTTGGACCGTTTGCCCAAGAAGACTCTGGAGTTTTGCAAGTTGACTTACCTTGTAGGCCGTGTTCCATTTATGGGAATACAAAATGTTGGCGAGGGGATCATGCTTGTATGGAACTCATTGATCCTTTGGATGTGGTGAGACGAATTCGCCTCATCCAAAATGTAAACACTCTTTGGTGA
- a CDS encoding DUF4254 domain-containing protein: protein MKALEATKAVSIFQESVLDWHKNEAPHPNPYPEGTIEATLYQKNHVDTIQWHIEDEIRRPDIALEEVVALKRKIDKLNQDRTDTVEKLDDFVIEMFRSITPKPDARLNSESPAWLLDRMSILELKIYHMEEQVNRKDSSATKEHIEKCQSKLNVLLEQREDLKQCLAELFDDYAKGIKRVKVYRQMKMYNDQNLNPSLYKNQK, encoded by the coding sequence ATGAAAGCATTGGAAGCCACAAAAGCCGTCTCTATTTTCCAAGAATCTGTTCTGGATTGGCATAAAAACGAAGCCCCTCACCCCAATCCTTATCCCGAAGGTACAATTGAGGCAACCCTCTATCAAAAAAACCATGTGGACACCATCCAATGGCATATCGAAGACGAAATCCGTCGGCCAGACATTGCGCTGGAAGAAGTTGTCGCACTCAAACGAAAAATAGACAAACTAAACCAAGACCGAACGGATACAGTGGAAAAACTCGATGACTTCGTGATCGAGATGTTTCGATCCATCACTCCGAAACCAGATGCAAGGCTCAATTCCGAATCACCCGCATGGTTACTCGATCGGATGAGTATTTTAGAATTAAAAATTTATCATATGGAAGAGCAAGTGAATCGAAAAGATTCCTCTGCCACCAAAGAACATATCGAGAAGTGCCAATCCAAATTGAACGTATTACTCGAACAAAGAGAAGATTTAAAACAATGTTTAGCGGAATTGTTTGATGATTATGCAAAAGGGATCAAACGAGTCAAAGTATACCGCCAAATGAAAATGTACAATGACCAAAATCTAAACCCTTCTCTCTATAAGAATCAAAAATGA
- a CDS encoding NRDE family protein produces the protein MCLVVIALGIHPTFPLVLASNRDEFFERPTEGLHVWDKEPKILAGKDLKAGGTWLGVNSFGKLAFLTNVRNLKKPPHPNPKSRGELVFRFLESDGNFSLNDYAKEVHSAKDNFEGFNLFLFDGKEAVALGGDPFSIQAVGTGFHAVSNASWNTHWPKTDKLQSQMQTILSQWIEADLSQSEIESQIFDCLNDAELVKEEKRLPDTGIGIVRERYLSSVRIKTSHYGTRASTLVFYGKESVEMIERSFSDPLSDGYTERREVLKF, from the coding sequence ATGTGTTTAGTCGTAATTGCCCTTGGGATCCACCCGACGTTTCCGCTTGTTTTGGCCTCCAATCGAGATGAATTTTTTGAAAGGCCAACCGAAGGTTTGCATGTCTGGGACAAGGAACCAAAGATCCTTGCGGGTAAAGACTTAAAGGCGGGTGGGACATGGCTTGGTGTGAATTCGTTTGGAAAACTTGCTTTCTTAACCAATGTCCGTAATCTCAAAAAACCTCCGCACCCAAATCCCAAATCGAGGGGAGAGCTCGTGTTTCGCTTTTTGGAATCAGATGGAAATTTTTCTCTGAACGATTATGCAAAAGAGGTCCATTCGGCAAAAGATAACTTTGAAGGATTTAATTTATTTCTCTTTGATGGAAAGGAAGCGGTGGCTCTCGGTGGCGATCCTTTTTCTATACAAGCGGTGGGAACTGGATTTCATGCGGTGAGTAATGCCAGTTGGAATACCCATTGGCCCAAAACAGACAAACTCCAATCCCAAATGCAAACCATCCTATCCCAATGGATAGAGGCAGATCTTTCTCAATCAGAAATCGAATCCCAAATATTTGATTGTTTGAATGATGCAGAACTTGTAAAGGAAGAGAAACGTTTGCCAGACACAGGGATCGGCATCGTACGCGAAAGGTATCTGTCGTCTGTACGAATCAAAACATCTCATTATGGAACGAGGGCATCAACTTTGGTATTTTATGGAAAAGAATCTGTGGAGATGATCGAAAGGTCATTCTCCGATCCGTTATCAGATGGATATACGGAACGGAGAGAGGTATTGAAATTCTAA
- the glyA gene encoding serine hydroxymethyltransferase, whose protein sequence is MSYLEKQDPEVYAALKKEDERQEHSLEMIASENFVSRPVLEAYHSTLTNKYAEGYPGKRYYNGCENADRVEELAIERAKKMFGAEYANVQPHSGAQANMAVFLATLEPGDSFLGMNLAHGGHLTHGSAVNISGKYFKPIPYGVDEKTETINYDEVAKLAKEHKPKLIVVGASAYPRVIDFNKFREIADGIGAKIMADIAHISGLVVAGEHPSPIGVCDFVTTTTHKTLRGPRGGLILSSSEHEKILNSRVFPGIQGGPLMHVIAAKAVAFGEALQPDFKTYIKQVVKNAKTLAEVFQKRGFRVVSGGTDNHIVLLDVSVKGLTGKDAADGLDHIGVTVNKNAIPFDKNPPAVASGIRLGTPALTTRGLKEKEIEAVGNLICDYLEHFGDTSFESKVKAAVKEITGAFPMNHFRLED, encoded by the coding sequence ATGAGTTATTTAGAAAAACAAGATCCCGAAGTTTACGCCGCTTTAAAAAAAGAAGACGAAAGACAAGAACATTCCCTCGAAATGATTGCGAGTGAAAATTTTGTTTCGCGTCCTGTTCTTGAAGCTTATCATTCTACACTGACCAATAAATACGCGGAAGGGTATCCTGGAAAACGTTACTACAATGGTTGCGAAAATGCTGACAGAGTGGAAGAACTCGCCATTGAAAGAGCCAAAAAAATGTTTGGTGCTGAATATGCAAATGTCCAACCACATAGCGGTGCTCAGGCGAATATGGCAGTTTTCCTTGCAACCCTTGAACCAGGAGATAGTTTCCTTGGAATGAATTTGGCACATGGCGGCCACCTAACACACGGTAGTGCGGTAAACATCAGCGGAAAGTATTTTAAACCAATCCCATATGGAGTGGATGAAAAAACAGAAACCATCAATTACGATGAAGTGGCAAAACTAGCAAAAGAACACAAACCAAAACTCATCGTTGTGGGTGCATCAGCTTATCCTCGTGTCATAGATTTTAACAAATTTAGAGAAATCGCAGATGGAATTGGTGCCAAAATCATGGCAGACATTGCACATATCTCTGGTTTGGTGGTAGCTGGTGAACACCCAAGTCCCATTGGAGTTTGTGATTTTGTCACTACCACAACGCATAAAACTCTACGCGGACCAAGAGGAGGACTGATTCTATCTTCTTCCGAACATGAAAAGATTTTGAATTCGAGGGTGTTCCCTGGAATCCAAGGTGGACCGCTCATGCATGTGATTGCAGCAAAAGCAGTGGCCTTCGGAGAAGCCCTCCAACCAGATTTCAAAACCTACATCAAACAAGTGGTAAAAAATGCAAAAACCCTTGCGGAAGTGTTCCAAAAACGTGGATTCCGAGTGGTTTCTGGGGGAACGGACAACCACATCGTTTTACTTGATGTTTCAGTGAAAGGACTCACAGGAAAAGATGCAGCCGATGGCCTCGATCATATCGGTGTAACGGTAAACAAAAACGCAATCCCTTTTGATAAAAATCCACCCGCAGTGGCATCAGGGATCCGACTCGGAACCCCTGCTCTCACCACAAGAGGACTCAAAGAAAAGGAAATCGAAGCCGTTGGCAATTTGATTTGTGATTACTTAGAACATTTTGGTGATACAAGTTTTGAATCCAAAGTGAAGGCAGCTGTGAAAGAAATCACAGGAGCTTTCCCAATGAACCATTTCCGATTGGAAGACTGA